In Pyramidobacter piscolens W5455, a genomic segment contains:
- a CDS encoding lipoate--protein ligase, whose protein sequence is MNFSYILNDAHDPRYNLALEEVLFEEAVKTREGFLMLWSNDPTVVVGRFQNTAQEVTREFIAPRGIHVVRRITGGGAVYHDRGNLNYSVILPSRDGSRLDIQAFSVPLLQYLQSLGVAAERSGRNDVTVKGCKISGVAQYAAAGMVLHHGTILFDSRLEDVERALRVKPEKYQSKGFRSVRSRITNLLPHLPQKMTLERFQTGFAAALIRFYHAETVRSPTAAEALNARELAVSKYASWNWTWGSSPDFTVNSERRFSGGTVQIGLVVKEGCVEDCRIYGDFFSLGTPGEVEARIRGQRYPFVGLEALLPDELLERSFVSVSPAEFRAFLAE, encoded by the coding sequence ATGAACTTCAGCTACATTCTGAACGACGCTCACGATCCGCGCTACAACCTTGCCCTCGAGGAAGTCCTTTTCGAAGAAGCCGTGAAAACGCGGGAAGGGTTCCTCATGCTTTGGAGCAACGATCCCACCGTCGTCGTGGGGCGGTTTCAGAACACTGCTCAGGAAGTGACGCGCGAGTTCATCGCGCCGCGCGGGATTCACGTCGTGCGGCGCATAACGGGCGGCGGCGCCGTGTATCACGACCGCGGCAACCTCAATTACTCCGTGATCCTGCCGTCTCGTGATGGATCACGGTTGGATATCCAGGCGTTCAGCGTCCCGCTTTTGCAGTATCTTCAGTCTCTGGGAGTTGCGGCGGAACGCTCGGGGCGCAACGACGTGACGGTGAAAGGATGCAAGATCTCCGGCGTGGCGCAGTACGCAGCGGCCGGAATGGTGCTTCACCATGGCACGATCCTCTTCGATTCCCGCCTTGAAGACGTGGAGCGCGCCCTGCGGGTCAAACCGGAGAAATATCAGTCAAAAGGTTTTCGATCCGTCCGCAGCCGCATTACCAACCTTCTGCCGCACCTTCCGCAGAAAATGACGCTCGAGCGTTTTCAGACAGGATTCGCGGCGGCGTTGATCCGTTTTTATCACGCAGAGACCGTGCGCTCGCCTACGGCAGCCGAGGCGCTCAATGCGCGGGAGCTGGCCGTAAGCAAATACGCCTCGTGGAACTGGACATGGGGCAGTTCGCCCGATTTCACCGTGAACAGCGAACGCCGTTTTTCCGGCGGCACCGTGCAGATAGGCCTTGTCGTCAAGGAAGGGTGCGTGGAAGATTGCCGCATTTACGGCGATTTTTTCAGCTTGGGGACTCCCGGAGAAGTCGAAGCGCGCATCCGCGGCCAACGTTATCCTTTTGTCGGATTGGAAGCGCTGCTTCCCGACGAACTGCTCGAGAGGAGTTTTGTCTCCGTTTCGCCCGCGGAGTTCCGCGCTTTCCTTGCCGAATAG
- a CDS encoding glycerol dehydrogenase, producing MAVTVISPSRYVQGRGAMNDVGMYAAKLGSKALCLISAGGIGRVGERIKKSFAQSEASVVFEKFNGECSRTEIDRLVKLVKEQGFDVMIGVGGGKIFDTAKAAAYYAGIPVAICPTVASTDAPCSALSVIYTDEGAFAEYLFLPANPNLVLMDTEVIAQSPLRLTVSGMGDAMATYFEARACVNSGAGNFAGGTVGVTSFGIAKLCYDTLVSDGLKAKIALESQALTPAVERIIEANTLLSGLGFESCGIAAAHAIHNGLTQLPECHHMQHGEKVNFGTLTQLVMENIPEEELAEMLDWMIAVGLPVTFAELGVTDTSREHLMPVADAACAPTDTLHNMPFKVDAEMVYNAMIAADAYGRRALNAER from the coding sequence ATGGCAGTCACGGTTATTTCTCCGTCGCGTTATGTTCAGGGCCGTGGAGCGATGAACGACGTCGGCATGTATGCGGCCAAGCTCGGAAGCAAGGCGCTCTGCTTGATTTCCGCCGGCGGCATCGGCCGCGTCGGCGAGCGGATCAAAAAGAGCTTTGCCCAAAGCGAGGCTTCCGTCGTCTTTGAGAAATTCAACGGCGAATGCTCGCGGACGGAGATCGATCGCCTTGTAAAGCTCGTAAAGGAACAGGGTTTTGACGTGATGATCGGCGTCGGCGGCGGCAAGATTTTCGACACGGCCAAGGCCGCGGCGTACTACGCCGGGATCCCTGTCGCCATTTGCCCTACGGTCGCTTCCACCGACGCGCCCTGCTCCGCCCTTTCGGTCATTTATACCGACGAGGGCGCTTTTGCAGAGTATCTGTTCCTGCCGGCCAATCCCAATCTTGTGCTGATGGACACTGAAGTCATTGCCCAAAGCCCGCTGCGCCTTACCGTCTCCGGCATGGGGGATGCCATGGCTACGTACTTCGAAGCGCGCGCCTGTGTGAACTCCGGCGCCGGCAATTTTGCCGGCGGCACCGTTGGCGTCACATCGTTCGGCATCGCCAAACTGTGTTATGACACGCTCGTCAGCGACGGCTTGAAAGCGAAAATCGCTCTAGAATCACAGGCGCTGACCCCCGCCGTCGAACGCATTATCGAAGCGAACACGCTGCTTTCGGGGCTTGGCTTCGAATCCTGCGGCATCGCCGCCGCGCACGCGATTCACAATGGGCTGACCCAGCTTCCGGAATGCCATCACATGCAGCACGGCGAAAAAGTAAACTTCGGTACGCTGACCCAGCTGGTGATGGAAAACATTCCCGAGGAGGAATTGGCGGAGATGCTCGACTGGATGATCGCCGTCGGATTGCCGGTCACCTTCGCGGAACTCGGCGTCACCGACACCAGCCGCGAACATCTGATGCCGGTGGCGGACGCCGCATGCGCGCCGACGGACACGCTGCACAACATGCCCTTCAAGGTCGACGCGGAAATGGTTTACAACGCCATGATCGCCGCCGACGCTTACGGGCGCAGGGCATTGAACGCCGAACGTTAA
- a CDS encoding SDR family NAD(P)-dependent oxidoreductase produces the protein MSIQIDLKGKTALLTGGGRGLGKAIAEVLAKAGANVFIGNRKEAEGESVVEELRKLGVKADFKKVDVSVDAEVEEFFRAGEAFAGGKIDFVVNNAGVIETVPFLELDGEGAKRVYDINVIGLSNVVRCALKKMIAQKEGRIVTTSSIAGIAQLGMLEHYSATKAAVVSLTKNLAKVAAPYHINVNSVAPGIIRTKMWEEILDSMTGGSDNADCRNSTFDDSVKKLIPFGVPQVEEDIADAVLFLCSHLSKEITGQVIAVDGGTTA, from the coding sequence GTGAGCATTCAGATTGATCTGAAAGGGAAAACCGCGCTGCTCACCGGAGGCGGACGCGGCTTGGGCAAAGCGATTGCGGAAGTGTTGGCAAAAGCGGGCGCCAACGTCTTCATCGGCAACCGGAAGGAAGCCGAGGGCGAGAGCGTCGTCGAGGAACTCCGCAAACTGGGAGTCAAAGCCGATTTCAAAAAGGTGGACGTCTCCGTCGACGCCGAGGTAGAGGAGTTCTTCAGAGCCGGAGAGGCATTTGCCGGCGGCAAAATCGATTTTGTCGTCAACAACGCCGGGGTCATCGAGACGGTTCCTTTTCTGGAGCTGGACGGAGAGGGCGCCAAAAGAGTCTACGACATCAACGTCATCGGACTCTCCAACGTGGTGCGTTGCGCTCTGAAGAAAATGATCGCCCAGAAGGAAGGACGGATCGTCACGACCTCCTCCATCGCAGGAATCGCCCAGCTCGGGATGCTGGAACATTACAGCGCTACGAAGGCGGCCGTCGTTTCTCTGACGAAGAACCTCGCCAAAGTGGCGGCGCCTTATCACATTAACGTCAACAGCGTCGCTCCGGGGATCATTCGCACGAAGATGTGGGAGGAGATTCTGGACTCCATGACAGGCGGTTCCGACAATGCCGATTGCCGCAACAGCACCTTCGACGACAGCGTCAAGAAGCTGATCCCCTTCGGCGTTCCCCAGGTGGAGGAGGACATCGCCGACGCGGTTCTCTTCCTGTGCAGCCATCTGTCCAAGGAAATTACGGGGCAGGTTATCGCGGTAGACGGCGGTACGACGGCTTAG